A genome region from Rattus norvegicus strain BN/NHsdMcwi chromosome 17, GRCr8, whole genome shotgun sequence includes the following:
- the Jcad gene encoding junctional cadherin 5-associated protein isoform X2: protein MAQAHSLPIHVRESPWEVARRTEHVMKNALWEAELRMPTPAKWQDMTLESWKQPRKLGRQASDGDGQKRSQERFEDLYQFVHGEHMLTSQNRKKSQSLPRALSPKSLNFTEIPVPLHDGHITGVPKVPPYPPSCPPPLEPTRNLEKTSSSGPFPRPKFGKPLKTPCHGSQPQPRGEGGFQDHQHRDPRGCHPTRSKDPGHELGMLDTGLEPPVYVPPPSYRSPPQHIPNPYLEDPIPRHVSSSQSQQQQLPEKPEADCLLPSGSLAARDLYNAMPGSPPPGPPPHPYPIATHGDSIQYIPFDDPRIRHIKLAQPPEFYEEARLEDTSYNSGFIATQEPALGKRQYNDALSAPRGPILPPVNERGSAFAHSSPQWLQGQLPMASEPGGFPGQTEHHGMRGLTADVRDSKVESHASSPQPQSEGTCRTHTKLRKFETGIQSRKSSKKSNATIFCLVSVPVKSESLVPDTDTNNNDLKLGADKNHGLYQGPALEEQSLLSMSSTDLELQALMGSMAWRRTSPRQVLGESEDGQTDDPRTLHLIKPRELRASGSWPGHQYRDQQTQTSFPEDSKSSQLLPATKPGEASNAALTPTCPDDTASEVHLHAALASSDPSQKPSVPHLRGQMSLSPSRNSAFSRTSSTINQTSMPKGASGQLPSANPVPKPEVVKGESTVGQCNSTQLFGQFLLKPVSRRPWDLISQLESFNKELQEEEESHGVSSGGDSEDSEAEQPEDCADSSAKTRGHQETRREQRPAELALGEAGPPGGRLGESQSRSKEPKPGHPCARSQALGPSQEEDSRGVPVQWGHGNLSAEQKSQEALNGMCERDISPRPVSRIAPVDTQAASLFCLAEPRGSQELTKVNDALGSVELGRETPIRVDNGGDTEVLPCVLPPLADRCRGLSTPNFPSLELTLGQEQRAYKSECQGLDNTVEVLPSESLQERAERILGIEVAVESLLPGARRTEQSQLPKPGTSACSPRSSREDSQPSSASPEDPTVATDAFYGRRKCGWTESPLFVGERAPQAAVCSDVDGFPTSQATSPEPEKKKEAKPPFKSTLFHFMEKSTNVVGPEKRLRNSSNVIESSQGKLVSLPKRADSARLVRMREVNSLSQMRCLSSKSADSMEEPDPLKVIKSSAWPSEGLTSPSGKDQAWQAEYLPSVSQNENGHPEVIREKMSDQDLWCADSYDPSRVERV, encoded by the exons atggCTCAGGCTCACAGTCTGCCCATTCATGTGAGAGAGAGTCCATGGGAAGTTGCCAGAAGGACAGAGCATGTGATGAAGAATGCCCTTTGGGAAGCAGAGCTGAGAATGCCGACTCCTGCTAAGTGGCAGGACATGACCTTGGAAAGCTGGAAGCAGCCAAGGAAGTTAGGGAGGCAAGCGTCTGATGGTGATGGACAGAAAAGATCCCAGGAAAGGTTCGAGGATCTGTACCAGTTTGTCCATGGAGAGCACATGCTGACATCTCAGAACAGAAAGAAATCCCAGTCACTGCCCCGAGCTCTTTCCCCCAAGAGCCTGAATTTCACAGAAATTCCTGTTCCACTACATGATGGTCACATAACAGGTGTCCCAAAAGTGCCACCATACCCTCCCAGCTGCCCACCGCCTTTGGAACCCACAAGGAACCTTGAGAAGACTAGTTCCTCAGGCCCTTTTCCCAGGCCTAAGTTTGGGAAACCCCTTAAGACTCCATgccatggctcacaaccacagcCCAGGGGAGAAGGTGGGTTTCAGGACCACCAGCACAGGGACCCACGTGGCTGCCATCCAACAAGGAGTAAGGATCCTGGCCATGAGTTGGGTATGCTGGATACTGGCTTGGAGCCCCCTGTGTATGTGCCTCCACCTTCATACAGGTCACCCCCGCAGCACATTCCAAACCCCTACCTTGAAGATCCCATTCCCAGGCATGTGAGCAGCAGCCAGAGCCAGCAGCAGCAACTACCTGAGAAACCTGAGGCCGACTGTCTGCTTCCTTCTGGCTCCCTTGCAGCTAGGGATCTCTACAATGCAATGCCTGGCTCTCCTCCTCCAGGTCCTCCTCCACATCCTTATCCCATTGCCACCCATGGGGATTCTATTCAGTACATTCCTTTTGATGACCCACGGATCCGACATATCAAACTAGCTCAGCCCCCAGAGTTCTATGAAGAGGCAAGGCTCGAGGACACATCCTACAACTCTGGTTTCATTGCTACCCAGGAACCAGCTCTTGGGAAAAGACAGTACAATGATGCCCTTTCAGCACCACGgggcccaatactcccaccagtCAATGAGCGGGGGTCTGCCTTCGCCCATTCCAGTCCCCAGTGGCTGCAGGGCCAGCTCCCCATGGCCAGTGAACCTGGAGGCTTCCCTGGCCAAACAGAGCATCATGGCATGCGAGGATTAACAGCTGATGTGAGAGACAGCAAGGTAGAAAGCCACGCCTCTTCTCCACAGCCACAGAGTGAGGGAACCTGCAGAACCCACACGAAGCTCAGAAAGTTTGAAACTGGGATTCAGAGCAGGAAAAGTTCAAAGAAAAGTAACGCAACcatattttgtttggtttctgtccCAGTTAAATCTGAGTCACTTGTGCCAGATACGGATACAAACAACAATGACTTAAAGCTGGGAGCTGATAAGAACCATGGGCTGTATCAGGGTCCAGCCCTGGAGGAGCAGAGTCTGCTGAGTATGTCTTCCACTGACCTGGAGCTGCAAGCCCTCATGGGAAGCATGGCCTGGAGAAGAACATCCCCAAGGCAAGTTCTGGGGGAGTCAGAAGATGGCCAAACTGATGACCCCAGAACCCTCCACCTCATCAAACCCAGAGAACTCCGGGCTTCCGGCTCATGGCCAGGACACCAGTACAGAGATCAGCAGACCCAAACCAGTTTCCCCGAAGACTCCAAAAGCTCACAGCTCCTCCCTGCCACAAAGCCAGGAGAGGCCAGCAATGCAGCACTGACCCCAACATGCCCAGATGACACTGCCTCTGAAGTACACCTGCATGCGGCCTTAGCATCCAGTGACCCCAGTCAGAAGCCCAGTGTACCTCACCTCCGCGGGCAAATGTCCCTCAGCCCATCTCGAAATAGTGCTTTCTCAAGGACTTCCTCAACCATAAACCAGACGTCTATGCCCAAAGGGGCTTCTGGCCAGCTCCCTAGTGCCAACCCTGTACCCAAGCCAGAGGTGGTGAAGGGGGAGTCCACAGTAGGCCAATGCAATAGCACACAACTCTTTGGTCAGTTTCTCTTGAAACCAGTAAGCCGGCGGCCCTGGGATCTGATAAGTCAGTTAGAAAGCTTTAACAAGGAGcttcaggaagaggaagaaagccaTGGTGTTAGCAGTGGGGGCGATAGTGAAGACAGTGAGGCAGAACAGCCAGAGGACTGTGCTGACTCCAGTGCCAAGACCAGGGGCCACCAGGAAACTAGAAGAGAACAGCGGCCTGCAGAGCTGGCACTGGGGGAAGCAGGGCCCCCAGGAGGAAGACTTGGTGAGTCACAGAGTCGGAGTAAGGAACCCAAACCTGGCCACCCGTGTGCCCGTTCACAGGCTCTGGGGCCATCACAGGAGGAAGACAGCAGAGGCGTTCCAGTCCAGTGGGGACATGGAAACCTGTCTGCAGAGCAGAAAAGCCAGGAGGCTTTGAATGGGATGTGTGAGCGAGACATTAGCCCAAGGCCTGTGAGCAGGATTGCGCCGGTTGACACACAAGCAGCCTCTTTGTTCTGTCTGGCAGAACCGAGAGGAAGTCAAGAACTCACCAAAGTCAACGATGCTTTAGGGTCTGTGGAGCTGGGCAGAGAGACTCCCATAAGGGTGGATAATGGTGGGGACACCGAGGTCCTACCCTGTGTCCTGCCGCCCCTTGCTGACAGATGTCGAGGACTCTCAACACCGAACTTTCCATCTTTAGAGCTCACACTGGGACAAGAACAGCGTGCCTATAAATCAGAGTGTCAGGGTCTAGACAACACCGTGGAAGTCCTTCCAAGTGAGTCTCTGCAGGAAAGGGCAGAGAGGATCCTGGGCATTGAGGTAGCCGTGGAGTCCCTTCTGCCAGGTGCCAGGAGAACAGAACAGAGCCAGCTCCCCAAGCCTGGTACAAGTGCCTGCAGCCCAAGATCATCCAGAGAGGACTCACAGCCCAGCTCGGCATCCCCAGAGGACCCCACAGTGGCCACTGATGCTTTCTATGGCAGGAGGAAGTGTGGCTGGACTGAGAGTCCTCTTTTTGTAGGAGAAAGGGCCCCCCAGGCTGCTGTGTGCTCAGATGTGGATGGGTTCCCTACAAGCCAGGCCACCAGTCctgagcctgagaaaaagaaagaggcgAAACCACCCTTCAAGTCCACTCTGTTCCATTTCATGGAAAAGTCCACAAATGTGGTGGGCCCTGAAAAGAGGCTCAGAAACTCTTCCAACGTAATCGAGAGCTCACAAGGAAAACTGGTGTCACTCCCTAAGAGGGCAGACTCAGCTCGCTTGGTCAGAATGAGGGAGGTAAACTCCTTGTCTCAGATGAGGTGTCTGAGCTCCAAGAGTGCAGACTCCATGGAGGAGCCGGACCCCTTAAAGGTCATCAAGAGTTCAGCCTGGCCGTCAGAAGGCCTTACTTCCCCGAGTGGTAAAGATCAGGCCTGGCAAGCAGAGTACCTGCCCTCTGTCTCTCAAAACGAAAACGGACACCCTGAAGTGATAAGGGAGAAAATGTCAGACCAGGACTTGTGGTGTGCAG ATTCCTATGATCCTAGCCGAGTAGAGAGGGTGTGA
- the Jcad gene encoding junctional cadherin 5 associated, translating to MYSVEDLLISHGYKPARDAPVPREDKSERCRSRRTGPQAGQGLLNGYKDGPTAHAHSRTALGTGHVSNSEKHSSKPRGHQEYQSSSSRTPEAGFLSQPSLAWSSQPQSGRDHIYWSRGQQEGSGSLCPRDQEEVEVRRMAQAHSLPIHVRESPWEVARRTEHVMKNALWEAELRMPTPAKWQDMTLESWKQPRKLGRQASDGDGQKRSQERFEDLYQFVHGEHMLTSQNRKKSQSLPRALSPKSLNFTEIPVPLHDGHITGVPKVPPYPPSCPPPLEPTRNLEKTSSSGPFPRPKFGKPLKTPCHGSQPQPRGEGGFQDHQHRDPRGCHPTRSKDPGHELGMLDTGLEPPVYVPPPSYRSPPQHIPNPYLEDPIPRHVSSSQSQQQQLPEKPEADCLLPSGSLAARDLYNAMPGSPPPGPPPHPYPIATHGDSIQYIPFDDPRIRHIKLAQPPEFYEEARLEDTSYNSGFIATQEPALGKRQYNDALSAPRGPILPPVNERGSAFAHSSPQWLQGQLPMASEPGGFPGQTEHHGMRGLTADVRDSKVESHASSPQPQSEGTCRTHTKLRKFETGIQSRKSSKKSNATIFCLVSVPVKSESLVPDTDTNNNDLKLGADKNHGLYQGPALEEQSLLSMSSTDLELQALMGSMAWRRTSPRQVLGESEDGQTDDPRTLHLIKPRELRASGSWPGHQYRDQQTQTSFPEDSKSSQLLPATKPGEASNAALTPTCPDDTASEVHLHAALASSDPSQKPSVPHLRGQMSLSPSRNSAFSRTSSTINQTSMPKGASGQLPSANPVPKPEVVKGESTVGQCNSTQLFGQFLLKPVSRRPWDLISQLESFNKELQEEEESHGVSSGGDSEDSEAEQPEDCADSSAKTRGHQETRREQRPAELALGEAGPPGGRLGESQSRSKEPKPGHPCARSQALGPSQEEDSRGVPVQWGHGNLSAEQKSQEALNGMCERDISPRPVSRIAPVDTQAASLFCLAEPRGSQELTKVNDALGSVELGRETPIRVDNGGDTEVLPCVLPPLADRCRGLSTPNFPSLELTLGQEQRAYKSECQGLDNTVEVLPSESLQERAERILGIEVAVESLLPGARRTEQSQLPKPGTSACSPRSSREDSQPSSASPEDPTVATDAFYGRRKCGWTESPLFVGERAPQAAVCSDVDGFPTSQATSPEPEKKKEAKPPFKSTLFHFMEKSTNVVGPEKRLRNSSNVIESSQGKLVSLPKRADSARLVRMREVNSLSQMRCLSSKSADSMEEPDPLKVIKSSAWPSEGLTSPSGKDQAWQAEYLPSVSQNENGHPEVIREKMSDQDLWCADSYDPSRVERV from the exons GTTTTTAAGTCAACCCTCCTTAGCATGGTCCTCTCAGCCCCAAAGTGGTAGAGACCACATCTACTGGAGCAGAGGACAGCAGGAGGGCAGTGGCTCCCTGTGTCCCAGGGATCAGGAAgaagtggaggtcagaagaatggCTCAGGCTCACAGTCTGCCCATTCATGTGAGAGAGAGTCCATGGGAAGTTGCCAGAAGGACAGAGCATGTGATGAAGAATGCCCTTTGGGAAGCAGAGCTGAGAATGCCGACTCCTGCTAAGTGGCAGGACATGACCTTGGAAAGCTGGAAGCAGCCAAGGAAGTTAGGGAGGCAAGCGTCTGATGGTGATGGACAGAAAAGATCCCAGGAAAGGTTCGAGGATCTGTACCAGTTTGTCCATGGAGAGCACATGCTGACATCTCAGAACAGAAAGAAATCCCAGTCACTGCCCCGAGCTCTTTCCCCCAAGAGCCTGAATTTCACAGAAATTCCTGTTCCACTACATGATGGTCACATAACAGGTGTCCCAAAAGTGCCACCATACCCTCCCAGCTGCCCACCGCCTTTGGAACCCACAAGGAACCTTGAGAAGACTAGTTCCTCAGGCCCTTTTCCCAGGCCTAAGTTTGGGAAACCCCTTAAGACTCCATgccatggctcacaaccacagcCCAGGGGAGAAGGTGGGTTTCAGGACCACCAGCACAGGGACCCACGTGGCTGCCATCCAACAAGGAGTAAGGATCCTGGCCATGAGTTGGGTATGCTGGATACTGGCTTGGAGCCCCCTGTGTATGTGCCTCCACCTTCATACAGGTCACCCCCGCAGCACATTCCAAACCCCTACCTTGAAGATCCCATTCCCAGGCATGTGAGCAGCAGCCAGAGCCAGCAGCAGCAACTACCTGAGAAACCTGAGGCCGACTGTCTGCTTCCTTCTGGCTCCCTTGCAGCTAGGGATCTCTACAATGCAATGCCTGGCTCTCCTCCTCCAGGTCCTCCTCCACATCCTTATCCCATTGCCACCCATGGGGATTCTATTCAGTACATTCCTTTTGATGACCCACGGATCCGACATATCAAACTAGCTCAGCCCCCAGAGTTCTATGAAGAGGCAAGGCTCGAGGACACATCCTACAACTCTGGTTTCATTGCTACCCAGGAACCAGCTCTTGGGAAAAGACAGTACAATGATGCCCTTTCAGCACCACGgggcccaatactcccaccagtCAATGAGCGGGGGTCTGCCTTCGCCCATTCCAGTCCCCAGTGGCTGCAGGGCCAGCTCCCCATGGCCAGTGAACCTGGAGGCTTCCCTGGCCAAACAGAGCATCATGGCATGCGAGGATTAACAGCTGATGTGAGAGACAGCAAGGTAGAAAGCCACGCCTCTTCTCCACAGCCACAGAGTGAGGGAACCTGCAGAACCCACACGAAGCTCAGAAAGTTTGAAACTGGGATTCAGAGCAGGAAAAGTTCAAAGAAAAGTAACGCAACcatattttgtttggtttctgtccCAGTTAAATCTGAGTCACTTGTGCCAGATACGGATACAAACAACAATGACTTAAAGCTGGGAGCTGATAAGAACCATGGGCTGTATCAGGGTCCAGCCCTGGAGGAGCAGAGTCTGCTGAGTATGTCTTCCACTGACCTGGAGCTGCAAGCCCTCATGGGAAGCATGGCCTGGAGAAGAACATCCCCAAGGCAAGTTCTGGGGGAGTCAGAAGATGGCCAAACTGATGACCCCAGAACCCTCCACCTCATCAAACCCAGAGAACTCCGGGCTTCCGGCTCATGGCCAGGACACCAGTACAGAGATCAGCAGACCCAAACCAGTTTCCCCGAAGACTCCAAAAGCTCACAGCTCCTCCCTGCCACAAAGCCAGGAGAGGCCAGCAATGCAGCACTGACCCCAACATGCCCAGATGACACTGCCTCTGAAGTACACCTGCATGCGGCCTTAGCATCCAGTGACCCCAGTCAGAAGCCCAGTGTACCTCACCTCCGCGGGCAAATGTCCCTCAGCCCATCTCGAAATAGTGCTTTCTCAAGGACTTCCTCAACCATAAACCAGACGTCTATGCCCAAAGGGGCTTCTGGCCAGCTCCCTAGTGCCAACCCTGTACCCAAGCCAGAGGTGGTGAAGGGGGAGTCCACAGTAGGCCAATGCAATAGCACACAACTCTTTGGTCAGTTTCTCTTGAAACCAGTAAGCCGGCGGCCCTGGGATCTGATAAGTCAGTTAGAAAGCTTTAACAAGGAGcttcaggaagaggaagaaagccaTGGTGTTAGCAGTGGGGGCGATAGTGAAGACAGTGAGGCAGAACAGCCAGAGGACTGTGCTGACTCCAGTGCCAAGACCAGGGGCCACCAGGAAACTAGAAGAGAACAGCGGCCTGCAGAGCTGGCACTGGGGGAAGCAGGGCCCCCAGGAGGAAGACTTGGTGAGTCACAGAGTCGGAGTAAGGAACCCAAACCTGGCCACCCGTGTGCCCGTTCACAGGCTCTGGGGCCATCACAGGAGGAAGACAGCAGAGGCGTTCCAGTCCAGTGGGGACATGGAAACCTGTCTGCAGAGCAGAAAAGCCAGGAGGCTTTGAATGGGATGTGTGAGCGAGACATTAGCCCAAGGCCTGTGAGCAGGATTGCGCCGGTTGACACACAAGCAGCCTCTTTGTTCTGTCTGGCAGAACCGAGAGGAAGTCAAGAACTCACCAAAGTCAACGATGCTTTAGGGTCTGTGGAGCTGGGCAGAGAGACTCCCATAAGGGTGGATAATGGTGGGGACACCGAGGTCCTACCCTGTGTCCTGCCGCCCCTTGCTGACAGATGTCGAGGACTCTCAACACCGAACTTTCCATCTTTAGAGCTCACACTGGGACAAGAACAGCGTGCCTATAAATCAGAGTGTCAGGGTCTAGACAACACCGTGGAAGTCCTTCCAAGTGAGTCTCTGCAGGAAAGGGCAGAGAGGATCCTGGGCATTGAGGTAGCCGTGGAGTCCCTTCTGCCAGGTGCCAGGAGAACAGAACAGAGCCAGCTCCCCAAGCCTGGTACAAGTGCCTGCAGCCCAAGATCATCCAGAGAGGACTCACAGCCCAGCTCGGCATCCCCAGAGGACCCCACAGTGGCCACTGATGCTTTCTATGGCAGGAGGAAGTGTGGCTGGACTGAGAGTCCTCTTTTTGTAGGAGAAAGGGCCCCCCAGGCTGCTGTGTGCTCAGATGTGGATGGGTTCCCTACAAGCCAGGCCACCAGTCctgagcctgagaaaaagaaagaggcgAAACCACCCTTCAAGTCCACTCTGTTCCATTTCATGGAAAAGTCCACAAATGTGGTGGGCCCTGAAAAGAGGCTCAGAAACTCTTCCAACGTAATCGAGAGCTCACAAGGAAAACTGGTGTCACTCCCTAAGAGGGCAGACTCAGCTCGCTTGGTCAGAATGAGGGAGGTAAACTCCTTGTCTCAGATGAGGTGTCTGAGCTCCAAGAGTGCAGACTCCATGGAGGAGCCGGACCCCTTAAAGGTCATCAAGAGTTCAGCCTGGCCGTCAGAAGGCCTTACTTCCCCGAGTGGTAAAGATCAGGCCTGGCAAGCAGAGTACCTGCCCTCTGTCTCTCAAAACGAAAACGGACACCCTGAAGTGATAAGGGAGAAAATGTCAGACCAGGACTTGTGGTGTGCAG ATTCCTATGATCCTAGCCGAGTAGAGAGGGTGTGA